The proteins below are encoded in one region of Ostrea edulis chromosome 3, xbOstEdul1.1, whole genome shotgun sequence:
- the LOC125664061 gene encoding uncharacterized protein LOC125664061: MTKQQLEMYKKFASRILCMDSTHKTNSYSFKLVTLMVADEFRKGYPVAFCISNREDETVMNLFLSSVKALSPETKVNVIMTDDDNAGWNAAQSVYGGNLQHFLCIWHIQRSWVRNIHSHFKNDVQKTEVYCYLCAMMQAKSECDFHKYKDILVSKLLTKNPGFLKYLSDYYFNRPEKWSLCFRKGTEYGNVNTNMFVESFHNQLKTIYFSGKRNRRIDVLLDTLLNIENDHFIKHLQRVSFNNPTNEDINVKDRHNKGLEIDNTRIKQITTSLFSLESGNEIYTIEVMLDNCDQEHCYTKCKSLPCINLCYHMYKCSCNDYNNGHICKHVHKIHSSSRNLDRNNNEDSEDDLHLSHPEYKPTQPERNSSQSQIDHVNSLLNELGQQVTNRQVKQYRLTTIIKSLESLISGNKACMTLQNDTSRKLKVTEKIAGNANNILQPRFHSTDKKKGRPRKTPLKRPTEEDIKNLLEQEGHTNPPSAEVATAETSHGSVAPYPPLRLVPPQQQPIQLPTNEEQNLFV; this comes from the exons ATGACAAAGCAACAACTGGAAATGTATAAGAAATTTGCAAGCAGAATTTTATGCATGGATTCCACCCACAAAACAAACAGCTATTCCTTTAAGCTTGTGACACTTATGGTAGCTGATGAATTTCGGAAAGGTTATCCTGTAGCATTTTGTATATCAAATAGAGAGGATGAAACAGTAATGAATCTATTTTTGTCTTCAGTTAAGGCTCTCTCTCCTGAAACCAAAGTCAATGTTATTATGACTGACGATGACAATGCAGGATGGAATGCTGCACAATCAGTATATGGCGGTAATCTTCAGCACTTCTTATGTATCTGGCATATTCAAAGGTCTTGGGTTAGAAATATTCatagtcattttaaaaatgatgttCAGAAGACAGAAGTTTATTGTTACTTATGTGCAATGATGCAAGCAAAGTCTGAGTGTGATTTTCATAAATACAAAGATATATTGGTATCAAAACTTCTCACAAAAAATCCTGGTTTCTTAAAGTATCTGTCAGATTATTACTTTAATCGCCCAGAGAAATGGTCATTGTGTTTTAGAAAAGGAACTGAATACGGCAATGTCAATACCAATATGTTTGTGGAAAGTTTCCACAATCAACTGAAAACTATTTACTTTTCAGGAAAGCGCAATAGGCGTATAGATGTACTATTAGACACATTGCTAAATATAGAGAATGACCACTTCATTAAACACTTGCAACGTGTTTCATTCAATAATCCTACTAATGAGGATATCAATGTTAAGGATAGACATAACAAAGGGTTAGAAATAGACAATACCAGGATTAAACAAATCACTACTTCTTTGTTTTCATTAGAATCTGGAAATGAGATCTACACTATAGAAGTGATGCTAGACAATTGTGATCAAGAACATTGTTACACCAAGTGCAAGAGTTTGCCATGCATTAATCTTTGTTACCATATGTATAAATGCAGTTGTAATGATTATAATAACGGTCATATATGTAAACATGTCCACAAGATTCATTCTAGTTCTAGGAACTTGGACAGAAATAACAATGAGGATTCTGAAGATGACCTTCATTTGTCCCATCCAGAGTATAAACCTACACAACCTGAAAGGAATTCATCACAAAGCCAAATTGATCATGTCAACAGTCTATTGAATGAGTTGGGTCAACAAGTTACAAATAGACAGGTTAAGCAATACAGGCTAACAACAATAATAAAGTCCTTGGAAAGTTTAATTTCAGGAAACAAAGCCTGCATGACCCTACAAAATGACACTTCTAGGAAGCTGAAGGTCACTGAAAAGATAGCTGGGAATGCGAATAATATCTTGCAACCCAGATTTCACTCCACCGACAAGAAAAAGGGCAGACCACGAAAAACACCACTGAAGAGGCCAACAGAAGAGGATATAAAGAATCTTTTAGA ACAAGAGGGACACACAAATCCACCATCTGCGGAAGTGGCCACAGCTGAAACATCTCATGGCTCTGTGGCACCATATCCACCATTGCGATTAGTCCCTCCGCAACAACAACCAATACAACTGCCCACCAATGAAGAACAGAATTTGTTTGTGTAA